One genomic segment of Stigmatopora argus isolate UIUO_Sarg chromosome 1, RoL_Sarg_1.0, whole genome shotgun sequence includes these proteins:
- the LOC144079185 gene encoding gamma-glutamylaminecyclotransferase-like → MARIFVYGTLKRGQPNHFRMLDKSIGEAHLLASAITMEKFPLVIAGEYNIPFLLNLPSLGHRVHGELYRVDEQMLSFLDDFENTPTMYQRTPLTLAVEEWLGQGKDEEEMSAVGDVTEAFVYSTTTYKPEWVSLPHYKSYDSCGPHGLEYVRYRDT, encoded by the coding sequence ATGGCCCGAATCTTCGTTTATGGGACTCTGAAGAGGGGGCAGCCCAATCACTTCCGCATGTTGGACAAGAGCATTGGAGAGGCACATTTGCTTGCCTCTGCCATCACAATGGAGAAATTCCCTCTAGTGATCGCTGGCGAGTACAACATTCCTTTTCTCCTTAACCTGCCAAGCCTGGGTCACAGGGTTCACGGTGAGCTCTACAGGGTGGATGAGCAAATGCTGAGTTTCCTGGATGACTTTGAAAATACACCCACGATGTATCAGCGAACTCCGTTGACACTTGCGGTCGAAGAGTGGCTGGGGCAAGGCAAAGACGAGGAGGAGATGTCAGCTGTAGGGGACGTCACTGAGGCTTTTGTGTACAGCACGACCACGTACAAGCCGGAATGGGTCTCGCTGCCTCACTACAAGAGCTATGATTCCTGTGGTCCTCACGGCCTTGAATACGTACGATACCGAGACACCTGA